Proteins found in one Mustela lutreola isolate mMusLut2 chromosome 12, mMusLut2.pri, whole genome shotgun sequence genomic segment:
- the HDHD3 gene encoding haloacid dehalogenase-like hydrolase domain-containing protein 3, giving the protein MAHRLQIRLLTWDVKDTLLRLRQPVGEEYATKARAHGLEVEAATLGRAFRQAYRTQSHSFPNYGLSQGLTSRQWWLDVVSQTFHLAGVPDAQAVAPIAEQLYEDFCKPGTWQVLEGAEATLRGCRKRGLRLAVVSNFDQRLEGILRGLGLREHFDFVLTSEAAGWPKPDPRIFHEALRLARVDPAVAAHIGDSYHCDYKGSQAVGMRSFLVVGPEPLDPAVKGSIPQECLLPSLSHLLPALDRLQGSLLEL; this is encoded by the coding sequence ATGGCACATCGGCTACAGATACGACTGCTGACGTGGGACGTGAAGGACACGCTGCTCCGGCTGCGCCAGCCCGTGGGAGAAGAATATGCCACCAAGGCCCGGGCCCACGGGCTGGAGGTGGAGGCCGCCACTCTGGGACGTGCCTTCAGGCAGGCCTACAGGACTCAGAGCCACAGCTTCCCCAACTACGGCCTGAGCCAAGGCCTCACCTCCCGCCAGTGGTGGCTGGATGTGGTCTCACAGACCTTCCACCTCGCGGGCGTTCCAGATGCCCAGGCTGTGGCCCCCATCGCTGAGCAGCTATACGAGGACTTCTGTAAGCCCGGCACCTGGCAGGTGTTGGAGGGGGCCGAGGCCACCCTGAGAGGGTGCCGAAAACGAGGTCTGAGGCTGGCGGTGGTCTCCAACTTCGACCAGCGACTGGAGGGCATCCTGAGGGGGTTGGGCCTGCGGGAACACTTTGACTTTGTGCTGACTTCTGAGGCTGCCGGCTGGCCCAAGCCTGACCCCCGGATTTTCCACGAGGCTTTGCGGCTTGCTCGAGTGGACCCGGCAGTAGCAGCCCATATTGGGGACAGTTATCACTGTGATTATAAGGGGTCACAGGCTGTAGGTATGCGCAGCTTCCTGGTGGTTGGCCCAGAGCCTTTGGACCCTGCAGTCAAGGGTTCTATACCCCAAGAATGCCTCCTCCCCTCATTGTCCCATCTCCTGCCTGCCCTTGACCGCCTGCAGGGCTCACTTCTGGAACTTTAA